The bacterium region GGAACCGATCACGGGCCTCTCCAGGCACATCGACTCCATCACGCAGCGCGGGAGCCCCTCCCTGACCGAGGGCAGCAGCGTCGCGACCGAAGCCCGGATCATCACCGGGATGTCCCACCGCTCGTTCAGGAACCGGCAGCGCTCGGAGATGCCGAGGTCCGCCGCCAATCGTTCCATCGAGCTCCTCAGGGGCCCCTCGCCCACGAAGACCAGATGGAGCGCGCTGTCGCGGTAGATGCGGGCGAAGGCCCGCAAAGCATCCACGTGGCGCTTCCCCGGGTTGAACTCGGCGACCATGAGGATCATGGGCGCCTCTCCGGGAAGCCGGAGCTCGTCCCTCACGGCCTTGACGGAGGCTTCGCTGACCTGCTGCGGAGCATAGAAATCCGTGTCGATGCCGATCCCGCGCATGTAACGCAGGCGGTCCGCGGGCACGATCCCGAGCTTGCGCGCCTCCGCCTCGTCGTCCTCGTTCATGACGATCAGGTAATCGGTCCAGCGCCCGGCCAGCTTTTCCAGGGTCCGGAAGACCTGGTTCCTGAAGGGGTTGCCGCCCGCATGGAAATGGAAGCCATGAGCGGTGTACACGACGACCGGCCTGTCCTTGGCCGCGAGGCCCTTCAGGGCGTAGCGCGTCACCAGGGCCGCCACCGGCGTGTGCACATGGACCACGTCGTACTTCCCGTGCGCCACGACGGCGCGGATCATCCGTGGCCCGGTCCTGAGGTTCCGCGGGTCCAGGGGGTTGCGGGACCACTCGATGTCCCGCACCTCATCGAACACCTCCACGCAATCCCGGGCGGAGGTCACCCCGTTGGCGGCGGCGTCGACGCGCCAGCCCTTCGCCTGGAAGAAGCGGGCCAGGGGGAACAGGAACAGGCGCAGCGTCCGCGGCACCGTCGCCACCATCAACAGTCGGGGCATCGATCCTCGCCTTCCTCCCGGGCATCGGAGAGCCGGGCCGTGCGTCGGCCGGCGTAGATGGACAACCAATCCTCGACCGCGCACTCCAGGGAGAAACGGGACACGATCCGCTGCCGCGCCCGCGCTCCCATCGCCAGCGCATCTTCGGGCGGAACCGCCAGGGCCCGACTCAGGGCCGAGGCCAAGGCGGCCGGATCCCGCGGCGGGACAAGGAAGCCGCAATCGCCGAGCAGCTCCCTGACCGCTCCGCAGTCGGTGGCCACCACGACCTTGCCGCACGCCATGGCTTCGCCCACGACCAGCGAGAACCCCTCCCAGGCCGAAGACAGCACGAACACGTCGGCGGCGTCGAACAGCGCGGGCACGTCCGGCCGGACGCCGAGGAAATCGACGCGATCGAGAACGCCCAGATCCGTGGCGGTCCGCGTCAGGCCGGCCAGCAGGGGGCCGCCGCCCGCGATCCAGAGGCGGGCGTCGGCGCCGTCCCGGCGGACCCGGGCGAAGGCCTCCAGGAGGTTGGGATAGTCCTTCTGCTCTTCCAGCCGGCCGACGGCGAGAACCAGCTTGTCCGCGGGATCCAGCCCGGCGCGATCCCGCAGCACCCGTCCGGCGCCCGCATCGGCGGGAGCGCGGAAGCGGTCCGTGTCGATCCCGTTCGACACGACGATCATGGCGCCGCGGCGCACGGCGCCCTTCGCCTCGAAGGCCGCGACGGCCTTGGCGCTGACGTTCGTGGACAGATCCGCCAGCCCGTCCGTCAGGCGGTAGGCCCACATCCGGGCCGGGCCGCCCTCGTCCGTGTTGTGCGCCGTGCAGATCAAGCGCGGCACCCTGGTCGTCAGCCGGACCAGGCGCGCCAACAGGTTCGCGTGCACCATGTGGCTGTGCACGACGTCGGGGCGGAACGATCCGATCAGCCGGCGCAGCGACCCGTACGCGCGGAACAGGCCGCCGACCGATTTCGAGATCCCGAAGCCCGTCACCCGGATGCTGCCGTTCGCGGGCAGCAGCGCGGCCTCGCCCGTCAGGTAGGCGATCCCCACCTCGTGGCCCCGGCCGGCCATCCGATCGGCCAGATCCACGACCTGGCGTTCGGCGCCGCCGACGCCGAGGCCTGTGATGACGAAGAGGATCCTCATGGCCGCACCCGCCCCGCGAACACGTACCACGA contains the following coding sequences:
- a CDS encoding glycosyltransferase, encoding MRILFVITGLGVGGAERQVVDLADRMAGRGHEVGIAYLTGEAALLPANGSIRVTGFGISKSVGGLFRAYGSLRRLIGSFRPDVVHSHMVHANLLARLVRLTTRVPRLICTAHNTDEGGPARMWAYRLTDGLADLSTNVSAKAVAAFEAKGAVRRGAMIVVSNGIDTDRFRAPADAGAGRVLRDRAGLDPADKLVLAVGRLEEQKDYPNLLEAFARVRRDGADARLWIAGGGPLLAGLTRTATDLGVLDRVDFLGVRPDVPALFDAADVFVLSSAWEGFSLVVGEAMACGKVVVATDCGAVRELLGDCGFLVPPRDPAALASALSRALAVPPEDALAMGARARQRIVSRFSLECAVEDWLSIYAGRRTARLSDAREEGEDRCPDC
- a CDS encoding glycosyltransferase family 4 protein, with amino-acid sequence MPRLLMVATVPRTLRLFLFPLARFFQAKGWRVDAAANGVTSARDCVEVFDEVRDIEWSRNPLDPRNLRTGPRMIRAVVAHGKYDVVHVHTPVAALVTRYALKGLAAKDRPVVVYTAHGFHFHAGGNPFRNQVFRTLEKLAGRWTDYLIVMNEDDEAEARKLGIVPADRLRYMRGIGIDTDFYAPQQVSEASVKAVRDELRLPGEAPMILMVAEFNPGKRHVDALRAFARIYRDSALHLVFVGEGPLRSSMERLAADLGISERCRFLNERWDIPVMIRASVATLLPSVREGLPRCVMESMCLERPVIGSDVRGIRELLGDGAGILVKARDVDGFADAMKLVLEHPEAAQAMADLGRKRMQGPYELSSILSAHLDLYEEALARRVTGT